The nucleotide sequence GCGAAGTTATGGATCGGCCGGGCTCCGGCCGCGGACGGCCAGCAACTGCGCAGGCCGCACCTGAGAGCATGGTCTGCGGGCAAGATCCGGGCCCGCGCGCCACGCCACCCACCGAAACGCGTCGGATGAGGGCCGTGGCCCCGCCGCGATGTCTTGGTTTTCGCGCAATCTCCGTCATAGACAGGCCGGAGCAACGATGCGAGCCGCGATGAACTCAACGCGGTCGCGATCCCGAGGACCTGCCATGTCACCGTCGCCTGCCTCTCCGGCGCAGCCGTCCCGTCTCACGCCGACGCGCATCGCGCTGCTGACGGCCTGCCTCGCCGCGCTCGGCGGCTGCCAGGCGCTCAGCGGCAGCGGCGGCGTGATGCCGGCGGGCGATGTCGGGCCGCCGCCCTCCCTGCGTAGCAGCCTGCCGAACCGTCCGGTGCGCGGCGCCAATGTCGACGAGGACGGTCGCCCGCTCCAGACTGCCCCGACCCGCTCCCTCGACCTGCCCAAGAATGCCCGCGGCGAGACGCGCGCCGCCGCGCAGGCCGAGCGCCGCATCCGGCGCGAGGACATCGAGGGCGGGAACGCCGCGGGCGGCACCAGCTCCGGCTCCATGAGCCCTGCCCTGACGCCGAGCGGCGGCGTGGGCATGGGCGGCCGGTTCTGAGCGGGCCGGGCCGGTGCCGGTGAGGCCCCGGCCATTGCCGGTGGACAGCCGCCGCGACCGACCCCGAGCCCTCTTTTACGACCCTTGCCTCCGCCGCGAGCCCTCTTGTAGGGTCTCCCTGTCGACGGAGGCGAGGCGCCGCCGCCGACCATGACCACCGGCGTGCGTTGAGGATTTCCGCACCGGTTCACAGCTGCCCCGGCCGCTGTGGAACCTGGGATTGCGGCCCTACGCGCGCTCACCCATGCCGACCGTCCTCGCGGGCGGCGCGCATGCGCGCAGGGTTGGGAGGGGGACTATGGAAGCGGGCCTGAGCTGGACCGACGAGCGCGTGGCGCTCCTCCGCCGTCTGTGGGAGGACGGCCAGAGCGCGAGCAAGATCGCGGCTCAGCTCGGCGGCGTCACCCGCAACGCGGTGATCGGCAAGGTGCACCGGCTCGGTCTTGCCGGCCGGGCTAAGCCCGGCGAGGAGGCCCAGAGCGTGTCGCGCGCAGCCCGCGCGCCGGCTCCGGTCGCCGAGATCGAGACCGCCATCGCCGTGGTGGAGGCCGAGGCTCCCGAGCCCGTGGCCATCGTCGCGCACCGCCCCGCGCCCGCCTTTCCGCCGCCTCCGTCCCCCGCCGCGCCCACGGCGCTGGCCGTCTCGCAGCGCGTGACGATCATGGACCTGCGGGACTCGATGTGCCGCTGGCCGCTCGGCGACCCGACGACACCGGATTTCCGCTTCTGCGGCGCCCGCTCGATCACCGGCTTGCCCTACTGCACCCACCACGCCGAGATCGCCTACCAGCCCGCCACCGAGCGCAAGCGCGAGCGCCGGGTCGCCGGCTTCCGCTGAGGCAAGCGTCCCGGACGCGGCTTCGGACCGCGACATCGGCGCCGCGCGCATTGTCTCGGCGCCGGCCGGCCACACCTCCCGGGCTCCGGTACGAGGAGACCCGCCATGGCTGGAGCCGTTCACGCCGACGCCGCGCTGCTCGGGCGCCCGCACATCCGCGTGGATGGCCTGCAGAAGGTCACGGGCGCAACCCGCTACGCCTCGGATCGCCGGTTTCCGAACCTCGCCCACGGGGCGCTCGTGACCAGCGCGATCCCGCGGGGGCGCATCTTGGGCATCGAGACGGCGGCGGCCGCCGCGATTTCCGGCGTGCTCGGCGTCTTCACCCATCGGGACTTCGCCGGCGGGATCCGGCCCGTGGCGCACCTGATGGCGGGCGGCTACGCCAACAGCTCGCACCTGCCGCTCGGCTCCGATCGGATCGCCTATGCGGGCCAGATCCTGGCGCTGGTGGTGGCCGAGACGGATGAGGCGGCCCGGGCCGCGGCGGCGCTCGTGACGGTCGGCTACGAGCCCGAGGCCTTCGCGGCGAGCCTCGACGCGCCGGGTGCCGAGACCGTCCGCCTCGCCGACCTCAAGGAGAAGCACGAGGACCCGCGCCGGGGAGACGCCGA is from Methylobacterium radiodurans and encodes:
- a CDS encoding GcrA family cell cycle regulator, with translation MEAGLSWTDERVALLRRLWEDGQSASKIAAQLGGVTRNAVIGKVHRLGLAGRAKPGEEAQSVSRAARAPAPVAEIETAIAVVEAEAPEPVAIVAHRPAPAFPPPPSPAAPTALAVSQRVTIMDLRDSMCRWPLGDPTTPDFRFCGARSITGLPYCTHHAEIAYQPATERKRERRVAGFR